The following proteins are co-located in the Cyanobacterium sp. T60_A2020_053 genome:
- a CDS encoding PIN domain-containing protein codes for MKDRKFFVDSNIWLYRFLFDRNSEHFTYQKKREIAISLTNSTNIVISTQIITETCSVLKRKANFSDRQIYQIIEEFEEQCQIICLTSIEMKNACELRRKYNFSYWDSLIVSCALVSPVNVIYSEDMQHGLVINEKLTIINPFLSMFE; via the coding sequence ATGAAAGATCGTAAATTTTTTGTAGATTCTAATATTTGGCTTTATCGCTTTCTTTTTGACCGAAATTCAGAACATTTTACATATCAAAAAAAAAGAGAAATTGCCATTAGTTTAACTAATTCTACAAATATTGTTATCAGCACGCAAATAATTACAGAAACTTGCTCTGTACTTAAACGAAAAGCTAATTTTTCAGATAGACAAATATACCAAATTATTGAAGAGTTTGAAGAACAATGTCAGATTATTTGTTTAACATCTATTGAAATGAAAAATGCGTGTGAACTTAGGAGAAAATATAATTTTTCGTATTGGGATAGTTTAATTGTTTCTTGTGCATTAGTATCTCCTGTTAATGTTATTTATTCAGAGGATATGCAACATGGTTTAGTCATCAATGAAAAACTGACAATTATTAATCCTTTCTTGTCCATGTTTGAATGA